The following is a genomic window from Mycolicibacterium sp. TY81.
ACGGTGCGGCCGGCGAAGGAAGGAAGGTCGGCGGCGGTCCATTCGCTCATGACGGCGAGCTTAGTGCGGAGCCGCTACTTGGGTCCGACCGAGAAGCCCTTGATGATCGCCTCGATGTCGCCCGCCTGCTCCTTGGCCTGCTCGGCGTACGTCGTGACGGTCAGCTGGATCAGGTAGTGGATCCCCGGTCGCGGCGGCGACGGCTGCGCGATGACGATGCGGTTGTACGACTGCATCCGGCGGTTGTGCAGGTCGTAGCTGCCCTCGATCATCGCCGACGGATAACCCTGGAAGTCCTCGGTCGAGCTGTAGAGCTTCTTGAAGTTCTCGGACAGCAGCGCGTCGGCGTCGGAGTGTTTGAGGGCGTCCTTGACGTCGAAGTCACCGGACAGCTGGAACACCATCAGCATCGCCAGGGGATAGGTGTCGTTCTTGGCGATCGTCACGGTGCCGGGCGAGTAGTTGAGGTTCTTGTAGCCCGTCCAGCCCTGCGGCCGTGGCAGTGTCACCTTGAGATCGGTGAGCTGATCGGGGACGACCTGCTTGCTCTGCACGCCGAGCTTGTTCAGGTAATCGGGGAACGGGATCAGGCTGGCCTTGTCCACCGGCGTCGTGCTGGTGGTCGGCGTCGTCGACCAGATCGACTTGTAGTCAGGCGTTTTCGCGTCGCATGCGGCGAGGGTCAGGGCGGTCGCAACGGACAGCAACGCACCGACGATCCGCTGCGGGATCACAGAATCTCGCGGACCGCGTCGATCGGGCGGGCCAGCCGAGTGCCCTTGTCGGTGACGACGAACGGTCGCTCGATCAGGATCGGGTGTTCGGCCATGGCGTCGAGCAGCTGCTCGTCGGTGGCCTCGGCCAGATTGAGTTCGGTGTAGAGGGCCTCGCGCTTACGCACCGCGGTCCGGACGTCGATACCCGCAGCCTTGATCATCGCCGCGAGCTCGGCCCGGGTCGGCGGCGTCTTCAGGTACTGCACGACCTCGGGCTCGATGCCGTTCTCCCGCAACAGATCCAGCGTCTTGCGGGAGGTCGAGCATTTCGGGTTGTGGTAAATCCGCGACATTACGCAGAACCGTCGAAAAGGCCGGTGACCGAGCCGTTTTCGAACACCGCGCGGATGGTCGCGGCCACCAGCGGCGCGATCGACAGCACGGTCAGTGCCGGGAACTGCTTGTCCGGCGTGATGGGCAGCGTGTTGGTGACGATGACCTCGCGGGCGCCGCAGTCGGCGAGGCGCTGGGCCGCGGGGTCGGACAGCACGCCGTGGGTGGCGGCGATGATGACGTCCTTGGCACCGTCTTCGCGTAGCAGTTTGACGGCGCCGGCGATGGTGCCACCGGTGTCGATCATGTCGTCGGTCAGGATGCAGGTCTTGCCCTTGACCTCACCGACGACGCGGTTGGCCTTGACCTGGTTGGGGACCAGCGGGTCGCGGGTCTTGTGGATGAAGGCCAGCGGCACGCCGCCCAGGGAGTCGGCCCACTTCTCGGCGACGCGCACGCGACCGGAGTCGGGGGAGACGACGACGAGGTCGGAGTCGCCGTACTTGTCACCGATGTAGCCGCAAAGCAGCGACTGCCCGCGCATGTGGTCGACCGGACCGTCGAAGAAGCCCTGAATCTGGTCGGTGTGCAGGTCGACCGAGACGATGCGGTCCGCGCCGGCGGTCTTGAGCAGGTCGGCGACCAGGCGGGCCGAGATGGGCTCGCGGCCGCGGTGCTTCTTGTCCTGGCGCGCGTACGGGTAGAACGGCAGGATCGCGGTGATCCGCTTGGCCGACCCGCGCTTGAGCGCGTCGATCATGATGAGCTGTTCCATCAACCAGTGGTTCAGCGGCGCGGGGTGGCTCTGCAGCACGAAGGCGTCACTGCCGCGCACCGACTCGTCGAAACGGACGAAGATCTCGCCGTTCGCGAAGTCCCGGGATGTCTGCGGGGTGACCTCGACGCCGAGCTCTTTGGCCACCTGTTCGGCCAGTTCGGGGTGCGCGCGCCCCGAGAAGAGCATCAGATTTTTGCGGTTGTCGGTCCAGTCCGTGGCCACTGTGTGCTGCTTTCGCGGTGGGGGCTCGATACGTCGTAATCGTACTTACCGGTAACCCTGTCCCGTTGCCGGGTTACCGGTATACCAACATCAGATGTCGGGATCAGGCCTCGCCGCGTGCTTTCCTCGCGGCTTCGGCGGCCTTCGACTCGGGTCGCTTCCGTTCGACCCAGCCCTCGATATTGCGCTGTTCGCCCTTCGAAACGGCCAGCGCACCAGGGGGTACGTCCTCGCGGACCACGGTGCCGGCGCCGGTGTAGGCGCCGTCGCCGACGGTCACCGGTGCGACGAACATCGTGTCCGAGCCGGTGCGCACGTGGGAACCGATGGTGGTGCGGTTCTTGTTCTCACCGTCGTAGTTGACGAAGACGCTGGACGCGCCGATGTTGCTGTACTCGCCGATGTCGGCGTCCCCGACGTAGGTCAGGTGCGGCACCTTGGTGCCGGTGCCGATCTTCGAGTTCTTCACCTCGACGAACGCACCCAGCTTGCCGTCGGCGCCGAGTTCGGTGCCGGGCCGCAGATACGTGAAGGGGCCGACGGTGGCGCCCGCCCCGATGACCGCGAGCTGCCCGTGGGTGCGGATCACCTCGGCGCCGTCGCCGACCTCCATGTCGGTCAGCGTGGTGTCGGGGCCGATGACGCAGTTGGCGCCGACGTCGGTGGCGCCCAGCAGCTGGGTACACGGCCTCACGACGGTGTCGCGGCCGATGCTCACGTCGACGTCGATCCAGGTGGTGCTCGGGTCGATGACCGTGACGCCCGCGCGCTGGTGGCCGGCGATGATGCGGCGGTTCAGTTCGGCGGCCACCTCGGACAGCTGCACACGGTCGTTGACGCCGGAGACCTGCGCGCTGTCGTCGACATGGTGGGCCCGCACGATCTGGCCGTCGCCGCGCACGATCGAGATGGCGTCGGTGAGGTAGAGCTCCTGCTGCGCGTTGTCGGAGCGCAGCCGGCTCAGTGCCGAGCGCAGGGCGGCCGCGTCGAAGGCGTACACCCCGGAGTTCACCTCGCGGATGGCGCGCTGGGATTCGGTGGCATCGGCCTGCTCGACGATGCCGATCACCTCGTGGTCCTGCGTGCGCAGGATGCGGCCGTAGCCCGTCGGGTTGGTGACGGTCGTGGTCAGCACGGTGGCCGCCGCGGTCGCGGCGGCGTGGGTATCGACGAGATTGGCGAGGGTGTCGGCGTCGAGCAGCGGCACGTCACCCGCGGTGACGACGACGGTGCCGGCGAAGTCGCCGGGCAGTGCGGACAAGCCGCAGCTGACGGCGTGCCCGGTACCGAGCTGCTCGTCCTGGATGGCGACGGTGACGCTGCGCCCGAGGCCGCCCGCGATCTCGTGCACATGCGCGGTGACGCGCTCGCGCTCCTTGCCGACCACCACAACGAGGTGCGTCGGATTGACCTTGGCGACGGCATGCAGCGCGTGTGCCAGCATGCTGCGGCCGGCCAGCGTATGCAGGACCTTCGGGATGTCGGAGCGCATCCGGGTGCCCGACCCGGCCGCCAGGACGATGACAGCGGCTTCGCCTCGAGTCACGTACGCCTCTCTCTACGCGGATGGTCGCGCTTTACAGCTCCGTCGCCAGGACTCGAACCTGAACTATCTGAACCAAAATCAGAGGTGCTGCCGATTACACCACGACGGATTACTCGCCAGAGACTCTAATGCAAGCGGATAGGCTGGCGACCATGGCAGCGGCGGAGAACGGAGCGCGCAGCCCTCGTGCGCGCATGACCGGCAGTGAACGCCGTCAGCAGCTCATCGAGATCGCCAAGTCGCTTTTCGCCGAACGCGGCTACGACGGCACGTCCATCGAGGAGATCGCGCAGCGCGCCAACGTCTCCAAGCCTGTCGTCTACGAGCATTTCGGTGGTAAGGAAGGCCTCTACGCCGTCGTCGTCGACCGTGAGATGTCCGCGCTGCTCGACGGCATCACGTCGTCACTGACCAACAACCGGTCGCGGGTGCGCGTCGAGCGGGTGGCGCTGGCGCTGTTGACCTACGTCGAGGAGCACACCGACGGCTTCCGCATCCTGATCAGGGATTCGCCGGCGGCCATTACCTCGGGCACCTACTCGACGCTGCTCAACGACGCGGTCAACCAGGTCAGCTCGATCCTGGCCGGTGACTTCTCCCGCCGCGGGCTCGACCCGGAGCTGGCGCCGCTCTATGCGCAGGCGCTCGTGGGCTCAGTGTCGATGTCCGCGCAGTGGTGGCTGGACACCCGCGAACCGAAGAAGGAAGTGGTCGCCGCGCACCTGGTCAATCTGATGTGGAACGGCCTGACGCATCTCGAGTCGGATCCCGAGCTGCACGAGAACTGAGTTCACGTTCGGCTGACGGGGTCCTAGCCGCAGTCGCGCAGCAGCAGGTCCGCCGTGGTCTCCCGGCGGATCAGCGCCCGGACCCGGCGGTCGCACACGGCGATGACCGGTGGCCGGGTCGTCATGGTGAAGTTCGACGCCGTGCTGTGGTGGTAGGCGCCGGTGCACGCGGTGGCGAGCAGATCGCCGGGGTGGACGTCGTCGGGCAGGTCGAGGTCGTCGGCGATGACGGTGCCGTCGCGGCCGAGGACGGTGGCGGGTCGCGTGGGCCCGAGCGGGTGCCGATTGGCAAGGGTGACAGTGTAATTCGCGACCGGCGCCGAGTGCGGGTGGCTGCCGTCGACGGTGACGACGGCGCGGCCGTCGGTGCGGGCCGACACCGACTGCACGCGGTGCAGCGTCACGCCGGCCCGGCCGCTGATCGCGCGGCCGGGTTCGACGACGAGCCGGGGCCGGGGGAAGCGGTTGGCGGCGCAGGCGGCGTCGAGGGCGTCTTCCAGGAAATCGGCGAGGGCCGCCACGTCGAGTTCGGGTTCGCCGGTCCGGTAGGCGATGGCGTGGCCGCCGCCGATGTTCAGTTCGGTGAGCACGACGCCGTGGGCGGCGCGCACATCGGTCATGGTGTCGACGAGACCGCGCACGGCCTCGACGTACACCTCCGGTTCGGCGATCTGCGTGCCGAGGTGGCAGTACAGGCCGGCCAGCGGCAGTTGCGGGGTGGCGAGCGCCCGGCGGACGGTCGGCAGCACGTCGACACCGGGCCGGACCTGCAGCAGCACGGCCTGCCGCCGGCGCGCGACGCCCGCCAGGTAGGCCATCTCGATGGGGCAGTCCAGCACGATGCGGCCGACGCCGGCGCCCGCGGCGGTCGCCAGCTCGTCGACCGACTTGCCGCTGCCGTGGACGACGATGCGCGCCGGGTCCATGCCGCCGGCGAGGGCCGTGGCCAGCTCGGCCGTCGAACACACCGCCATGCCGAGGCCGGCCTCGTGCACCCAGCCGGCAACGGTCCTGGTCAGCAGGGACTGGGCGGCGTAGACGACCTCGACGCCGCGCAGCGTGGCGCGGTAGTGCTGGGCCCGCTTGCGGAAGTCCGCCTCATCCAGAACATATGCGGGCGTGCCGAACTCGTCGGCCACGTCGGTGAGCGCGACCGACCCGACGCAGAGTCGTCCCAAGGCGTCGACCTGGGTGGTCAGCGGCCAGATGGTGGTGTCGATGCGCGGACGCATGGCGCCCCGCAGGGACGGCAGGATGTCGAGCAGTGTCATGGATCCACCCTGCGCCCGGAATCGCCCGGTGAGCGCCCCGTTGACGATCCCTTGACGGGACGGTGCCCAATATTGACGAAGTCCTGCGAACTACAATCGGAGTCATCATGACCTCCCCGGGGCAGCAATCGATCCAAACCCCGTTGGCGGGGCTCGTCCAACTCGCACTCACCGATCCTGGCCTGCAGGAACTGACGCGGCAGGCCGCCGAGGGTGTCGCCGAGCAGGCTCTGGTGGGCCCGGTCAGCGCGCGGCTCCCGGTCGCGGCCGCGCTGGCCGCCGCCGGTCCGGTGCTGGTCGTCACGGCCACCGGTCGCGAGGCCGACGACCTCACCGCCGAACTGCGGGCCGTCCACGGCGACGCCGTGGCGCTGTTCCCGTCGTGGGAGACGCTGCCGCACGAGCGGCTCTCGCCCGGCGTGGACACCGTGGGTGCCCGGCTGACGGTGCTGCGCCGGCTGGCGCGGCCCGACGACGCCCGCCTCGGCCCGCCGCTGCGCGTGGTGGTCACCACGGCCCGGTCGCTGTTGCAACCGCTGGCCGGCGGGGTCACCGACGCCGAGCCGGTGACGTTGACCATCGGCGGTGAAGCCGACTTCGACGACACCGTGGCGCGGCTGGTCGAGCTGGCCTACACGCGCGTCGACATGGTGGGCAAGCGCGGCGAATTCGCCGTCCGCGGCGGCATTCTCGACGTCTTCACGCCGACCGCCGAGCACCCGGTGCGCGTCGAGTTCTGGGGCGACGAGGTCACCGAGATGCGGATGTTCTCGGTGGCCGACCAGCGGTCCATCCCCGAGATCGCGGTCGACACGGTGATCGCGATGCCCTGCCGCGAACTGCTGCTGACCGCGGATGTCCGCGAACGCGCCGCCGAGATCGGGGCGGGCCTGCCCAGCAGCGACAACCAGGTCACCGGCAGCATCGCCGACATGATGGCCAAGCTCGCCGAGGGCATCCCGGTCGACGGCATGGAGGCACTGCTTCCGGTGCTGCGCCCGGGCGAACTGGCATTGCTCACCGACCGGCTGCCCGCCGGTGCGCCGCTGCTGATCTGCGACCCGGAGAAGGTGCGCACCCGCGCCGCCGATCTGATCAAGACGGGCCGCGAGTTCCTGGAGGCCTCGTGGTCGGTGGCCGCCGTGGGCGGCGACGCGCCGATTGATGTTGAGCAGCTTGGTGGTTCGGGTTTCCGGGACTTCGTGGAGGTCCGTGAGGCCGCGGCCGCCGGTGGCCACCCGTGGTGGACGCTGAGCCAGCTGGCCAATGAGTCGGCCGCGGAGGTCGACATCCGGCCCGCGCCGTCGGCCCGCAGCCAGCAGAGCCTCGAGGAGATTTTCGCGATGCTCCGGGCCCACATCGCCACCGGCGGGCTCGCCGCGGTGGTGACCCCCGGTACCGGTACCGCGCACCGCGTTGTCGAGCAGCTCGGCGAATCCGACGTCGCCGCAACGATGTTGGAGCCCGGTGAGGTGCCAAAGCCCGGTGTCGTCGGCGTGCTCAAGGGCCCGCTGCACGACGGTCTGGTGCTGCCCGGCGTCAACCTGGTGATCATCACCGAGACCGACCTGACGGGTAACCGCGCCGGAGCTACCGAGGGCAAAAGGCTTGCCGCCAAACGGCGTAACGTCGTCGACCCGCTCGCCTTGACGGCCGGTGACCTGGTGGTGCACGACCAGCACGGCATCGGCAAGTTCGTCGAGATGACCGAGCGCGTGGTCGGTGGCGCCCGGCGCGAGTACCTGGTGCTCGAATACGCCTCGGCCAAACGTGGCGGTGGATCCGACCGGCTGTACGTGCCGATGGACTCGCTGGACCAGCTGTCCCGCTATGTCGGCGGCACCGAGCCCACGCTGAGCCGGCTCGGCGGTAGCGACTGGACCAACACGAAGACCAAGGCGCGCAAGGCCGTTCGCGAGATCGCGGGCGAGCTGGTGTCGCTGTACGCCAAGCGGCAGTCCGCCCCGGGACACGCGTTCGCGCCGGACACCCCGTGGCAGGCCGAGATGGAGGACGCGTTCGGCTTCACCGAGACCATGGACCAGCTGACCGCCATCACCGAGGTCAAGTCCGACATGGAGAAGCCGGTCCCCATGGACCGCGTCATCTGCGGTGACGTCGGCTACGGCAAGACCGAGATCGCGGTCCGCGCGGCGTTCAAGGCCGTGCAGGACGGCAAGCAGGTCGCGGTGCTGGTGCCGACGACGCTGCTGGCCGACCAGCACCTGCAGACCTTCACCGCCCGCATGGCCGGGTTCCCGGTGACGGTCAAGGGCCTGTCCCGGTTCACCGATCCCGCCGAATCCCGTTTGGTAGTCGAGGGTTTGAAGGACGGCTCGGTCGACGTGGTGATCGGCACGCACCGACTGCTGGCGACCGGCGTCACCTGGAAAGACCTCGGCCTGGTGATCGTCGACGAGGAGCAGCGCTTCGGTGTCGAGCACAAGGAGCACATCAAGTCGATGCGCACCCACGTCGACGTGCTGACCATGAGCGCCACCCCGATCCCGCGCACGCTGGAGATGAGCCTCGCGGGTATCCGGGAGATGTCGACGATCCTGACGCCGCCCGAGGAACGCTTCCCGGTGCTGACTTACGTTGGGCCACACGACGACAAGCAGGTCGCCGCGGCGCTGCGGCGTGAACTGCTGCGCGACGGGCAGGCGTTCTACATCCACAACCGGGTGAAGTCGATCGACAACGCGGCCGCGCGGGTGCGTCAGATGGTGCCCGAGGCGCGGGTCGTCGTGGCGCACGGGCAGATGCCCGAGGAAATGCTGGAGAAGACCGTCGAGGGCTTCTGGAACCGCGAGTACGACATCCTGGTGTGCACCACGATCGTCGAGACGGGCCTTGACATTTCGAATGCCAACACGCTGATCGTGGAGCGGGCCGACACCTTCGGCCTGTCGCAGCTGCACCAGCTGCGGGGCCGCGTCGGCCGCAGCCGCGAACGTGGCTACGCGTACTTCCTGTACCCGCCCGAGGTTCCGCTCACCGAGACCGCGCACGACCGGCTGGCCACCATCGCGCAGAACAACGACCTGGGCGCCGGTATGGCCGTCGCGATGAAGGACCTCGAGATCCGCGGCGCCGGCAATGTGCTGGGTGTCGAGCAGTCCGGGCATGTCGCGGGCGTCGGCTTCGACCTGTACGTCCGGCTCGTCGGTGAGGCCGTCGAGGCCTACCGGGCCGCGGTTGACGGGAAAACCATTGCGGCCGTGGAGGAACCGAAGGAGGTGCGGGTCGACCTGCCGATCGACGCCCACCTGCCGCCGGACTACATCGCCAGCGACCGGCTGCGGCTCGAGGCCTACCGCCGGCTGGCTGCGGCGTCCGATCACGCGGCCGTGGCGGCTGTCGTCGAGGAGTTGGTGGACCGCTACGGACCGCTCCCCGAACCCGCGCAGCGCCTCGTCGCGGTGGCGCGCCTGCGGCTGTTGTGCCGTGAGTACGGCGTCACCGAGGTGTCCGCGATCTCGGACTCGACCATCCGTCTGACGCCGCTGACGCTCCTGGACTCGGGGCAGCTGCGGCTCAAGCGGATGTATCCCGGCGCGACGTACCGGGCCACCACGTCGACGGTCCAGATTCCCATTCCGCGGGCCGGTGCCGGGGTCGGCGCGCCCCGCATCCGTGATCTGGAGCTGGCCCGCGCGGTGGCCGGATTGCTGCTGGTGCTCGACGGGAAAGCGGCAGGTGAAGTCGACATCACTGACCTGGGAGGTAGCGCAGTGGGAGAATCGGGGCAGTCCAAGTGACGGTCGTCCTGGTCGATCCGCGCCGCCCCTCGCTGATGCCGATCGACGCTCTGGTCCTGCTCACCGGCGACGTGCAGTACACCGAGGAACTACCGGTCAAGGTGCCGTGGTCGTTGCCGGCCGGCCGGCCGGCGTACGGCGACGCCGACAATCCGGCACCGGTGCTGTTGTCCTCCGATCCGGAACATCCGCAGGTGCGGGCCCGGCTCGCGGCCGGCGAGAAACTGATTGCGGCGGACGGTTCGCAGCCCGGAGAGCGGCTCATCGACGCCGTCACGATGATGGACAAGCTGCGCACCAACGGTCCGTGGGAGAGCGAGCAGACGCACGACTCGCTGCGCCGGTACCTGTTGGAGGAGACCTACGAGCTGTTCGACGCGGT
Proteins encoded in this region:
- the mfd gene encoding transcription-repair coupling factor encodes the protein MTSPGQQSIQTPLAGLVQLALTDPGLQELTRQAAEGVAEQALVGPVSARLPVAAALAAAGPVLVVTATGREADDLTAELRAVHGDAVALFPSWETLPHERLSPGVDTVGARLTVLRRLARPDDARLGPPLRVVVTTARSLLQPLAGGVTDAEPVTLTIGGEADFDDTVARLVELAYTRVDMVGKRGEFAVRGGILDVFTPTAEHPVRVEFWGDEVTEMRMFSVADQRSIPEIAVDTVIAMPCRELLLTADVRERAAEIGAGLPSSDNQVTGSIADMMAKLAEGIPVDGMEALLPVLRPGELALLTDRLPAGAPLLICDPEKVRTRAADLIKTGREFLEASWSVAAVGGDAPIDVEQLGGSGFRDFVEVREAAAAGGHPWWTLSQLANESAAEVDIRPAPSARSQQSLEEIFAMLRAHIATGGLAAVVTPGTGTAHRVVEQLGESDVAATMLEPGEVPKPGVVGVLKGPLHDGLVLPGVNLVIITETDLTGNRAGATEGKRLAAKRRNVVDPLALTAGDLVVHDQHGIGKFVEMTERVVGGARREYLVLEYASAKRGGGSDRLYVPMDSLDQLSRYVGGTEPTLSRLGGSDWTNTKTKARKAVREIAGELVSLYAKRQSAPGHAFAPDTPWQAEMEDAFGFTETMDQLTAITEVKSDMEKPVPMDRVICGDVGYGKTEIAVRAAFKAVQDGKQVAVLVPTTLLADQHLQTFTARMAGFPVTVKGLSRFTDPAESRLVVEGLKDGSVDVVIGTHRLLATGVTWKDLGLVIVDEEQRFGVEHKEHIKSMRTHVDVLTMSATPIPRTLEMSLAGIREMSTILTPPEERFPVLTYVGPHDDKQVAAALRRELLRDGQAFYIHNRVKSIDNAAARVRQMVPEARVVVAHGQMPEEMLEKTVEGFWNREYDILVCTTIVETGLDISNANTLIVERADTFGLSQLHQLRGRVGRSRERGYAYFLYPPEVPLTETAHDRLATIAQNNDLGAGMAVAMKDLEIRGAGNVLGVEQSGHVAGVGFDLYVRLVGEAVEAYRAAVDGKTIAAVEEPKEVRVDLPIDAHLPPDYIASDRLRLEAYRRLAAASDHAAVAAVVEELVDRYGPLPEPAQRLVAVARLRLLCREYGVTEVSAISDSTIRLTPLTLLDSGQLRLKRMYPGATYRATTSTVQIPIPRAGAGVGAPRIRDLELARAVAGLLLVLDGKAAGEVDITDLGGSAVGESGQSK
- the arsC gene encoding arsenate reductase (glutaredoxin) (This arsenate reductase requires both glutathione and glutaredoxin to convert arsenate to arsenite, after which the efflux transporter formed by ArsA and ArsB can extrude the arsenite from the cell, providing resistance.); translation: MSRIYHNPKCSTSRKTLDLLRENGIEPEVVQYLKTPPTRAELAAMIKAAGIDVRTAVRKREALYTELNLAEATDEQLLDAMAEHPILIERPFVVTDKGTRLARPIDAVREIL
- the glmU gene encoding bifunctional UDP-N-acetylglucosamine diphosphorylase/glucosamine-1-phosphate N-acetyltransferase GlmU; amino-acid sequence: MTRGEAAVIVLAAGSGTRMRSDIPKVLHTLAGRSMLAHALHAVAKVNPTHLVVVVGKERERVTAHVHEIAGGLGRSVTVAIQDEQLGTGHAVSCGLSALPGDFAGTVVVTAGDVPLLDADTLANLVDTHAAATAAATVLTTTVTNPTGYGRILRTQDHEVIGIVEQADATESQRAIREVNSGVYAFDAAALRSALSRLRSDNAQQELYLTDAISIVRGDGQIVRAHHVDDSAQVSGVNDRVQLSEVAAELNRRIIAGHQRAGVTVIDPSTTWIDVDVSIGRDTVVRPCTQLLGATDVGANCVIGPDTTLTDMEVGDGAEVIRTHGQLAVIGAGATVGPFTYLRPGTELGADGKLGAFVEVKNSKIGTGTKVPHLTYVGDADIGEYSNIGASSVFVNYDGENKNRTTIGSHVRTGSDTMFVAPVTVGDGAYTGAGTVVREDVPPGALAVSKGEQRNIEGWVERKRPESKAAEAARKARGEA
- a CDS encoding LpqN/LpqT family lipoprotein, giving the protein MPQRIVGALLSVATALTLAACDAKTPDYKSIWSTTPTTSTTPVDKASLIPFPDYLNKLGVQSKQVVPDQLTDLKVTLPRPQGWTGYKNLNYSPGTVTIAKNDTYPLAMLMVFQLSGDFDVKDALKHSDADALLSENFKKLYSSTEDFQGYPSAMIEGSYDLHNRRMQSYNRIVIAQPSPPRPGIHYLIQLTVTTYAEQAKEQAGDIEAIIKGFSVGPK
- a CDS encoding ribose-phosphate diphosphokinase — protein: MATDWTDNRKNLMLFSGRAHPELAEQVAKELGVEVTPQTSRDFANGEIFVRFDESVRGSDAFVLQSHPAPLNHWLMEQLIMIDALKRGSAKRITAILPFYPYARQDKKHRGREPISARLVADLLKTAGADRIVSVDLHTDQIQGFFDGPVDHMRGQSLLCGYIGDKYGDSDLVVVSPDSGRVRVAEKWADSLGGVPLAFIHKTRDPLVPNQVKANRVVGEVKGKTCILTDDMIDTGGTIAGAVKLLREDGAKDVIIAATHGVLSDPAAQRLADCGAREVIVTNTLPITPDKQFPALTVLSIAPLVAATIRAVFENGSVTGLFDGSA
- a CDS encoding TetR/AcrR family transcriptional regulator; the protein is MTGSERRQQLIEIAKSLFAERGYDGTSIEEIAQRANVSKPVVYEHFGGKEGLYAVVVDREMSALLDGITSSLTNNRSRVRVERVALALLTYVEEHTDGFRILIRDSPAAITSGTYSTLLNDAVNQVSSILAGDFSRRGLDPELAPLYAQALVGSVSMSAQWWLDTREPKKEVVAAHLVNLMWNGLTHLESDPELHEN
- a CDS encoding diaminopimelate decarboxylase → MTLLDILPSLRGAMRPRIDTTIWPLTTQVDALGRLCVGSVALTDVADEFGTPAYVLDEADFRKRAQHYRATLRGVEVVYAAQSLLTRTVAGWVHEAGLGMAVCSTAELATALAGGMDPARIVVHGSGKSVDELATAAGAGVGRIVLDCPIEMAYLAGVARRRQAVLLQVRPGVDVLPTVRRALATPQLPLAGLYCHLGTQIAEPEVYVEAVRGLVDTMTDVRAAHGVVLTELNIGGGHAIAYRTGEPELDVAALADFLEDALDAACAANRFPRPRLVVEPGRAISGRAGVTLHRVQSVSARTDGRAVVTVDGSHPHSAPVANYTVTLANRHPLGPTRPATVLGRDGTVIADDLDLPDDVHPGDLLATACTGAYHHSTASNFTMTTRPPVIAVCDRRVRALIRRETTADLLLRDCG